A window from Betta splendens chromosome 1, fBetSpl5.4, whole genome shotgun sequence encodes these proteins:
- the sclt1 gene encoding sodium channel and clathrin linker 1 isoform X1 yields the protein MSCSMDAEVEFLRDQVRRLNSALSQYQYGHSTRSASSQVEGTRQAESPPPWVSDRSMMAPLIAEYDRHMDEMTEQLQRYQALMTDVKVKLDRVVKENERLHAELRESIEKQLHALPVASGMEGSKLEEDTVLRNLQEQLQLSEEERVQTMELWQTAAQELDRLQQVYQKTISDGQYHDTERQQLKDQLFQFQQHTHKLQLANQKLESTNQQFLKMVTEQSTEMEELHSQLRQTKAELRTATAKVDEMTKLLQNVQDQMHRREEDVAEAQGREDAADRRLQQLQEALSQLEARLKAASQEAEAVRREQTVWERKVGELQARCTSLEEEKYEALAKVRESVQIAEEAALQKDQALLREKQRMEELEKTKEAIKQLIQDAAVRTRKEVEIARKQCNVQILRMAEELSALQLECADKESQIERSMRERKAVEEELEKVYKEGRAEPEFRKIDALHQRCLDAERMKEDFSLTLQSTQNKLKKMEMEYSEELSLCQEEVRRLQVSLASARNDCVGVSEERLQLQQENLQLRKEMDELRKATVLVKKKAKQQVSKMEQEYSLKEQGLDARMRELEESSRSASVDLTRLLTAQQKSTQRWKEEAKNLVQAFESKTTGFKAELNRQKQRSHELELQLVTAHDSIAEYERQLAECQEKTSRLQRRLTQAEQRATTATQQLSKLASQRRRTATIDSGTS from the exons atgagctgcag CATGGATGCAGAAGTGGAGTTTTTGCGTGATCAAG TCCGCAGGTTAAATTCTGCTCTCAGTCAATATCAGTATGGACACAGCACTCGATCAGCATCTTCGCAG GTTGAGGGAACGAGACAAGCagagtctcctcctccttgggtCTCCGACAGAAG TATGATGGCTCCTCTCATAGCCGAATATGATCGGCACATGGATGAAATGACTGAACAGCTGCAGCGATACCAG GCCCtaatgactgatgtcaaagTGAAGTTAGACAGAGTTGTCAAGGAAAACGAAAG GCTGCATGCAGAGCTGAGGGAGTCCATTGAGAAGCAGCTTCATGCCTTGCCTGTGGCTTCAGGAATGGAGGGCAGCAAACTAGAGGAGGACACAGTCCTCCGAAACCTCCAAGAACAGCTCCAGCTGTCTGAAGAG gaGCGGGTGCAAACCATGGAACTGTGGCAGACAGCAGCCCAAGAGCTTGACCGTCTCCAGCAGGTCTACCAGAAAACCATCTCTGATGGACAGTACCATGATACTGAGAGACAGCAGCTCAAG GATCAGCTTTTTCAGTttcaacagcacacacacaaactccaaCTGGCCAATCAAAAACTGGAATCG ACTAACCAGCAGTTCCTGAAGATGGTGACAGAGCAGAGCAcggagatggaggagctgcacagccAGCTCAG GCAGACCAAGGCTGAGCTTAGGACAGCCACCGCCAAAGTGGACGAGATGACCAAATTACTACAGAATGTCCAAGACCAGATGCACAGACGG GAGGAAGATGTCGCTGAGGCTCAAGGTCGAGAGGATGCAGCAGATAgaaggctccagcagctccaagaAGCCTTGAGCCAGCTAGAAGCCAG GCTAAAAGCTGCATctcaggaggcagaggctgttcGCAGAGAGCAAACTGTTTGGGAGCGAAAGGTGGGGGAACTTCAGGCTCGATGCACCTCCCTAGAGGAGGAGAAGTATGAGGCCCTGGCCAAAGTTAGAGAGAGCGTTCAGATAGCCGAGGAGGCTGCATTGCAGAAGGACCAG GCACTGTtaagagagaagcagaggatggaagagctggagaagaCAAAGGAGGCCATAAAGCAGTTGATTCAGGATGCTGCAGTTCGCACTAGGAAAGAA GTGGAAATTGCGCGTAAGCAGTGCAATGTTCAAATTCTTCGTATGGCTGAGGAACTGTCTGCCCTCCAGCTG GAGTGTGCAGATAAAGAGTCTCAGATTGAAAGGTCCATGCGAGAGAGAAAAGCAGTAgaggaagaactggagaag GTGTATAAGGAGGGAAGGGCAGAGCCAGAGTTCAGGAAGATTGATGCTCTTCATCAGAGGTGTCTAGATGCAGAAAGGATGAAGGAGGACTTCAGCCTCACACTACAAAGCACCCAGAACAAACTAAAAAAGATGGAGATGGA ATACAGTGAGGAGCTATCTCTGTGTCAGGAGGAAGTCCGGCGCTTGCAGGTTTCCTTGGCCTCTGCCCGGAACGACTGTGTCGGTGTCAGCGAGGAGCGACTTCAGCTGCAACAGGAAAATCTACAACTTCGCAAGGAGATGGATGAGCTGCGCAAGGCCACTGTGTTGGTTAAAAAGAAGGCCAAACAACAG GTGTCAAAGATGGAACAGGAGTACAGTTTgaaggaacagggactagatgCTCGTatgagggagctggaggaaagCAGCCGCAGCGCCAGTGTTGATCTGACACGCCTCCTAACAGCACAGCAAAAAAGCACTCAGCGCTGGAAGGAAGAGGCTAAAAATCTGGTTCAGGCCTTTGAGTCTAAAACCACTGGCTTCAA ggCAGAACTTAATCGGCAGAAGCAACGTTCTCATGAGCTAGAGTTGCAGCTTGTAACTGCACACGATAGCATTGCTGAG TATGAGAGGCAGCTAGCAGAGTGTCAAGAGAAGACAAGTCGTCTCCAGCGGCGACTAACACAAGCTGAACAGAGGGCAACAACTGCTACACAACAA ctAAGCAAACTAGCATCACAGCGAAGAAGAACAGCCACGATCGATTCAGGGACTTCATAA
- the c1h4orf33 gene encoding UPF0462 protein C4orf33 homolog isoform X2: MQMEFAIQHTWDSNPVNHDPMKIIFSPGEGGLKIAASGPFFNDPAAPAAPPSQPFPGLWDYEVVESFFLDNTTENYLEVELCPHGQHLILLLSGVGQAFLQQLPMVFNTKISGDRWTGEALVPWSYFPPNINKMNSYAIHGSGEKRMYEALYPIPKEQIEEGQQPNFHRLEYFQDFRLQSIMGENWVQPGSDLWIGKP, translated from the exons ATGCAGATGGAGTTTGCCATTCAGCACACCTGGGACAGCAACCCTGTAAATCACGATCCTATGAAGATCATTTTCTCTCCTGGAGAAGGAGGCCTGAAAATTGCGGCGTCTGGTCCCTTCTTCAATGACCCAGCCGCCCCCGCGGCGCCCCCGTCTCAGCCTTTCCCCGGGCTCTGGGATTACGAAG TTGTGGAGTCGTTCTTCCTTGATAACACTACAGAAAATTACCTGGAGGTTGAGCTTTGCCC ACATGGACAACACCTCATATTGTTGTTGTCAGGAGTTGGGCAAGCCTTCCTG CAACAACTGCCCATGGTGTTTAACACCAAAATCTCAGGGGACCGGTGGACGGGTGAGGCTCTCGTCCCCTGGTCGTACTTCCCTCCCAATATTAACAAGATGAACTCCTATGCCATCCACGGCTCAGGAGAGAAGCGTATGTATGAGGCTCTGTACCCCATCCCCAAGGAGCAGATAGAGGAAGGCCAACAACCCAATTT CCATCGGTTGGAGTATTTCCAAGATTTCCGTCTGCAAAGCATCATGGGAGAAAACTGGGTCCAGCCAGGATCTGACCTGTGGATAGGAAAGCCCTGA
- the sclt1 gene encoding sodium channel and clathrin linker 1 isoform X4 has product MMAPLIAEYDRHMDEMTEQLQRYQALMTDVKVKLDRVVKENERLHAELRESIEKQLHALPVASGMEGSKLEEDTVLRNLQEQLQLSEEERVQTMELWQTAAQELDRLQQVYQKTISDGQYHDTERQQLKDQLFQFQQHTHKLQLANQKLESTNQQFLKMVTEQSTEMEELHSQLRQTKAELRTATAKVDEMTKLLQNVQDQMHRREEDVAEAQGREDAADRRLQQLQEALSQLEARLKAASQEAEAVRREQTVWERKVGELQARCTSLEEEKYEALAKVRESVQIAEEAALQKDQALLREKQRMEELEKTKEAIKQLIQDAAVRTRKEVEIARKQCNVQILRMAEELSALQLECADKESQIERSMRERKAVEEELEKVYKEGRAEPEFRKIDALHQRCLDAERMKEDFSLTLQSTQNKLKKMEMEYSEELSLCQEEVRRLQVSLASARNDCVGVSEERLQLQQENLQLRKEMDELRKATVLVKKKAKQQVSKMEQEYSLKEQGLDARMRELEESSRSASVDLTRLLTAQQKSTQRWKEEAKNLVQAFESKTTGFKAELNRQKQRSHELELQLVTAHDSIAEYERQLAECQEKTSRLQRRLTQAEQRATTATQQLSKLASQRRRTATIDSGTS; this is encoded by the exons ATGATGGCTCCTCTCATAGCCGAATATGATCGGCACATGGATGAAATGACTGAACAGCTGCAGCGATACCAG GCCCtaatgactgatgtcaaagTGAAGTTAGACAGAGTTGTCAAGGAAAACGAAAG GCTGCATGCAGAGCTGAGGGAGTCCATTGAGAAGCAGCTTCATGCCTTGCCTGTGGCTTCAGGAATGGAGGGCAGCAAACTAGAGGAGGACACAGTCCTCCGAAACCTCCAAGAACAGCTCCAGCTGTCTGAAGAG gaGCGGGTGCAAACCATGGAACTGTGGCAGACAGCAGCCCAAGAGCTTGACCGTCTCCAGCAGGTCTACCAGAAAACCATCTCTGATGGACAGTACCATGATACTGAGAGACAGCAGCTCAAG GATCAGCTTTTTCAGTttcaacagcacacacacaaactccaaCTGGCCAATCAAAAACTGGAATCG ACTAACCAGCAGTTCCTGAAGATGGTGACAGAGCAGAGCAcggagatggaggagctgcacagccAGCTCAG GCAGACCAAGGCTGAGCTTAGGACAGCCACCGCCAAAGTGGACGAGATGACCAAATTACTACAGAATGTCCAAGACCAGATGCACAGACGG GAGGAAGATGTCGCTGAGGCTCAAGGTCGAGAGGATGCAGCAGATAgaaggctccagcagctccaagaAGCCTTGAGCCAGCTAGAAGCCAG GCTAAAAGCTGCATctcaggaggcagaggctgttcGCAGAGAGCAAACTGTTTGGGAGCGAAAGGTGGGGGAACTTCAGGCTCGATGCACCTCCCTAGAGGAGGAGAAGTATGAGGCCCTGGCCAAAGTTAGAGAGAGCGTTCAGATAGCCGAGGAGGCTGCATTGCAGAAGGACCAG GCACTGTtaagagagaagcagaggatggaagagctggagaagaCAAAGGAGGCCATAAAGCAGTTGATTCAGGATGCTGCAGTTCGCACTAGGAAAGAA GTGGAAATTGCGCGTAAGCAGTGCAATGTTCAAATTCTTCGTATGGCTGAGGAACTGTCTGCCCTCCAGCTG GAGTGTGCAGATAAAGAGTCTCAGATTGAAAGGTCCATGCGAGAGAGAAAAGCAGTAgaggaagaactggagaag GTGTATAAGGAGGGAAGGGCAGAGCCAGAGTTCAGGAAGATTGATGCTCTTCATCAGAGGTGTCTAGATGCAGAAAGGATGAAGGAGGACTTCAGCCTCACACTACAAAGCACCCAGAACAAACTAAAAAAGATGGAGATGGA ATACAGTGAGGAGCTATCTCTGTGTCAGGAGGAAGTCCGGCGCTTGCAGGTTTCCTTGGCCTCTGCCCGGAACGACTGTGTCGGTGTCAGCGAGGAGCGACTTCAGCTGCAACAGGAAAATCTACAACTTCGCAAGGAGATGGATGAGCTGCGCAAGGCCACTGTGTTGGTTAAAAAGAAGGCCAAACAACAG GTGTCAAAGATGGAACAGGAGTACAGTTTgaaggaacagggactagatgCTCGTatgagggagctggaggaaagCAGCCGCAGCGCCAGTGTTGATCTGACACGCCTCCTAACAGCACAGCAAAAAAGCACTCAGCGCTGGAAGGAAGAGGCTAAAAATCTGGTTCAGGCCTTTGAGTCTAAAACCACTGGCTTCAA ggCAGAACTTAATCGGCAGAAGCAACGTTCTCATGAGCTAGAGTTGCAGCTTGTAACTGCACACGATAGCATTGCTGAG TATGAGAGGCAGCTAGCAGAGTGTCAAGAGAAGACAAGTCGTCTCCAGCGGCGACTAACACAAGCTGAACAGAGGGCAACAACTGCTACACAACAA ctAAGCAAACTAGCATCACAGCGAAGAAGAACAGCCACGATCGATTCAGGGACTTCATAA
- the c1h4orf33 gene encoding UPF0462 protein C4orf33 homolog isoform X1 — protein sequence MRGALGLQFATLIHFLLCCNALPRMQMEFAIQHTWDSNPVNHDPMKIIFSPGEGGLKIAASGPFFNDPAAPAAPPSQPFPGLWDYEVVESFFLDNTTENYLEVELCPHGQHLILLLSGVGQAFLQQLPMVFNTKISGDRWTGEALVPWSYFPPNINKMNSYAIHGSGEKRMYEALYPIPKEQIEEGQQPNFHRLEYFQDFRLQSIMGENWVQPGSDLWIGKP from the exons ATGAGGGGGGCTCTTGGACTACAGTTTGCAACTCTTATTCACTTTTTGCTATGCTGCAACGCTCT tCCACGTATGCAGATGGAGTTTGCCATTCAGCACACCTGGGACAGCAACCCTGTAAATCACGATCCTATGAAGATCATTTTCTCTCCTGGAGAAGGAGGCCTGAAAATTGCGGCGTCTGGTCCCTTCTTCAATGACCCAGCCGCCCCCGCGGCGCCCCCGTCTCAGCCTTTCCCCGGGCTCTGGGATTACGAAG TTGTGGAGTCGTTCTTCCTTGATAACACTACAGAAAATTACCTGGAGGTTGAGCTTTGCCC ACATGGACAACACCTCATATTGTTGTTGTCAGGAGTTGGGCAAGCCTTCCTG CAACAACTGCCCATGGTGTTTAACACCAAAATCTCAGGGGACCGGTGGACGGGTGAGGCTCTCGTCCCCTGGTCGTACTTCCCTCCCAATATTAACAAGATGAACTCCTATGCCATCCACGGCTCAGGAGAGAAGCGTATGTATGAGGCTCTGTACCCCATCCCCAAGGAGCAGATAGAGGAAGGCCAACAACCCAATTT CCATCGGTTGGAGTATTTCCAAGATTTCCGTCTGCAAAGCATCATGGGAGAAAACTGGGTCCAGCCAGGATCTGACCTGTGGATAGGAAAGCCCTGA
- the sclt1 gene encoding sodium channel and clathrin linker 1 isoform X2, translating to MSNMDAEVEFLRDQVRRLNSALSQYQYGHSTRSASSQVEGTRQAESPPPWVSDRSMMAPLIAEYDRHMDEMTEQLQRYQALMTDVKVKLDRVVKENERLHAELRESIEKQLHALPVASGMEGSKLEEDTVLRNLQEQLQLSEEERVQTMELWQTAAQELDRLQQVYQKTISDGQYHDTERQQLKDQLFQFQQHTHKLQLANQKLESTNQQFLKMVTEQSTEMEELHSQLRQTKAELRTATAKVDEMTKLLQNVQDQMHRREEDVAEAQGREDAADRRLQQLQEALSQLEARLKAASQEAEAVRREQTVWERKVGELQARCTSLEEEKYEALAKVRESVQIAEEAALQKDQALLREKQRMEELEKTKEAIKQLIQDAAVRTRKEVEIARKQCNVQILRMAEELSALQLECADKESQIERSMRERKAVEEELEKVYKEGRAEPEFRKIDALHQRCLDAERMKEDFSLTLQSTQNKLKKMEMEYSEELSLCQEEVRRLQVSLASARNDCVGVSEERLQLQQENLQLRKEMDELRKATVLVKKKAKQQVSKMEQEYSLKEQGLDARMRELEESSRSASVDLTRLLTAQQKSTQRWKEEAKNLVQAFESKTTGFKAELNRQKQRSHELELQLVTAHDSIAEYERQLAECQEKTSRLQRRLTQAEQRATTATQQLSKLASQRRRTATIDSGTS from the exons ATGTCGAA CATGGATGCAGAAGTGGAGTTTTTGCGTGATCAAG TCCGCAGGTTAAATTCTGCTCTCAGTCAATATCAGTATGGACACAGCACTCGATCAGCATCTTCGCAG GTTGAGGGAACGAGACAAGCagagtctcctcctccttgggtCTCCGACAGAAG TATGATGGCTCCTCTCATAGCCGAATATGATCGGCACATGGATGAAATGACTGAACAGCTGCAGCGATACCAG GCCCtaatgactgatgtcaaagTGAAGTTAGACAGAGTTGTCAAGGAAAACGAAAG GCTGCATGCAGAGCTGAGGGAGTCCATTGAGAAGCAGCTTCATGCCTTGCCTGTGGCTTCAGGAATGGAGGGCAGCAAACTAGAGGAGGACACAGTCCTCCGAAACCTCCAAGAACAGCTCCAGCTGTCTGAAGAG gaGCGGGTGCAAACCATGGAACTGTGGCAGACAGCAGCCCAAGAGCTTGACCGTCTCCAGCAGGTCTACCAGAAAACCATCTCTGATGGACAGTACCATGATACTGAGAGACAGCAGCTCAAG GATCAGCTTTTTCAGTttcaacagcacacacacaaactccaaCTGGCCAATCAAAAACTGGAATCG ACTAACCAGCAGTTCCTGAAGATGGTGACAGAGCAGAGCAcggagatggaggagctgcacagccAGCTCAG GCAGACCAAGGCTGAGCTTAGGACAGCCACCGCCAAAGTGGACGAGATGACCAAATTACTACAGAATGTCCAAGACCAGATGCACAGACGG GAGGAAGATGTCGCTGAGGCTCAAGGTCGAGAGGATGCAGCAGATAgaaggctccagcagctccaagaAGCCTTGAGCCAGCTAGAAGCCAG GCTAAAAGCTGCATctcaggaggcagaggctgttcGCAGAGAGCAAACTGTTTGGGAGCGAAAGGTGGGGGAACTTCAGGCTCGATGCACCTCCCTAGAGGAGGAGAAGTATGAGGCCCTGGCCAAAGTTAGAGAGAGCGTTCAGATAGCCGAGGAGGCTGCATTGCAGAAGGACCAG GCACTGTtaagagagaagcagaggatggaagagctggagaagaCAAAGGAGGCCATAAAGCAGTTGATTCAGGATGCTGCAGTTCGCACTAGGAAAGAA GTGGAAATTGCGCGTAAGCAGTGCAATGTTCAAATTCTTCGTATGGCTGAGGAACTGTCTGCCCTCCAGCTG GAGTGTGCAGATAAAGAGTCTCAGATTGAAAGGTCCATGCGAGAGAGAAAAGCAGTAgaggaagaactggagaag GTGTATAAGGAGGGAAGGGCAGAGCCAGAGTTCAGGAAGATTGATGCTCTTCATCAGAGGTGTCTAGATGCAGAAAGGATGAAGGAGGACTTCAGCCTCACACTACAAAGCACCCAGAACAAACTAAAAAAGATGGAGATGGA ATACAGTGAGGAGCTATCTCTGTGTCAGGAGGAAGTCCGGCGCTTGCAGGTTTCCTTGGCCTCTGCCCGGAACGACTGTGTCGGTGTCAGCGAGGAGCGACTTCAGCTGCAACAGGAAAATCTACAACTTCGCAAGGAGATGGATGAGCTGCGCAAGGCCACTGTGTTGGTTAAAAAGAAGGCCAAACAACAG GTGTCAAAGATGGAACAGGAGTACAGTTTgaaggaacagggactagatgCTCGTatgagggagctggaggaaagCAGCCGCAGCGCCAGTGTTGATCTGACACGCCTCCTAACAGCACAGCAAAAAAGCACTCAGCGCTGGAAGGAAGAGGCTAAAAATCTGGTTCAGGCCTTTGAGTCTAAAACCACTGGCTTCAA ggCAGAACTTAATCGGCAGAAGCAACGTTCTCATGAGCTAGAGTTGCAGCTTGTAACTGCACACGATAGCATTGCTGAG TATGAGAGGCAGCTAGCAGAGTGTCAAGAGAAGACAAGTCGTCTCCAGCGGCGACTAACACAAGCTGAACAGAGGGCAACAACTGCTACACAACAA ctAAGCAAACTAGCATCACAGCGAAGAAGAACAGCCACGATCGATTCAGGGACTTCATAA
- the sclt1 gene encoding sodium channel and clathrin linker 1 isoform X3 has product MSCSMDAEVEFLRDQVRRLNSALSQYQYGHSTRSASSQVEGTRQAESPPPWVSDRSMMAPLIAEYDRHMDEMTEQLQRYQALMTDVKVKLDRVVKENERLHAELRESIEKQLHALPVASGMEGSKLEEDTVLRNLQEQLQLSEEERVQTMELWQTAAQELDRLQQVYQKTISDGQYHDTERQQLKDQLFQFQQHTHKLQLANQKLESTNQQFLKMVTEQSTEMEELHSQLRQTKAELRTATAKVDEMTKLLQNVQDQMHRREEDVAEAQGREDAADRRLQQLQEALSQLEARLKAASQEAEAVRREQTVWERKVGELQARCTSLEEEKYEALAKVRESVQIAEEAALQKDQALLREKQRMEELEKTKEAIKQLIQDAAVRTRKEVEIARKQCNVQILRMAEELSALQLECADKESQIERSMRERKAVEEELEKVYKEGRAEPEFRKIDALHQRCLDAERMKEDFSLTLQSTQNKLKKMEMEYSEELSLCQEEVRRLQVSLASARNDCVGVSEERLQLQQENLQLRKEMDELRKATVLVKKKAKQQVSKMEQEYSLKEQGLDARMRELEESSRSASVDLTRLLTAQQKSTQRWKEEAKNLVQAFESKTTGFKAELNRQKQRSHELELQLVTAHDSIAEYERQLAECQEKTSRLQRRLTQAEQRATTATQQLNKN; this is encoded by the exons atgagctgcag CATGGATGCAGAAGTGGAGTTTTTGCGTGATCAAG TCCGCAGGTTAAATTCTGCTCTCAGTCAATATCAGTATGGACACAGCACTCGATCAGCATCTTCGCAG GTTGAGGGAACGAGACAAGCagagtctcctcctccttgggtCTCCGACAGAAG TATGATGGCTCCTCTCATAGCCGAATATGATCGGCACATGGATGAAATGACTGAACAGCTGCAGCGATACCAG GCCCtaatgactgatgtcaaagTGAAGTTAGACAGAGTTGTCAAGGAAAACGAAAG GCTGCATGCAGAGCTGAGGGAGTCCATTGAGAAGCAGCTTCATGCCTTGCCTGTGGCTTCAGGAATGGAGGGCAGCAAACTAGAGGAGGACACAGTCCTCCGAAACCTCCAAGAACAGCTCCAGCTGTCTGAAGAG gaGCGGGTGCAAACCATGGAACTGTGGCAGACAGCAGCCCAAGAGCTTGACCGTCTCCAGCAGGTCTACCAGAAAACCATCTCTGATGGACAGTACCATGATACTGAGAGACAGCAGCTCAAG GATCAGCTTTTTCAGTttcaacagcacacacacaaactccaaCTGGCCAATCAAAAACTGGAATCG ACTAACCAGCAGTTCCTGAAGATGGTGACAGAGCAGAGCAcggagatggaggagctgcacagccAGCTCAG GCAGACCAAGGCTGAGCTTAGGACAGCCACCGCCAAAGTGGACGAGATGACCAAATTACTACAGAATGTCCAAGACCAGATGCACAGACGG GAGGAAGATGTCGCTGAGGCTCAAGGTCGAGAGGATGCAGCAGATAgaaggctccagcagctccaagaAGCCTTGAGCCAGCTAGAAGCCAG GCTAAAAGCTGCATctcaggaggcagaggctgttcGCAGAGAGCAAACTGTTTGGGAGCGAAAGGTGGGGGAACTTCAGGCTCGATGCACCTCCCTAGAGGAGGAGAAGTATGAGGCCCTGGCCAAAGTTAGAGAGAGCGTTCAGATAGCCGAGGAGGCTGCATTGCAGAAGGACCAG GCACTGTtaagagagaagcagaggatggaagagctggagaagaCAAAGGAGGCCATAAAGCAGTTGATTCAGGATGCTGCAGTTCGCACTAGGAAAGAA GTGGAAATTGCGCGTAAGCAGTGCAATGTTCAAATTCTTCGTATGGCTGAGGAACTGTCTGCCCTCCAGCTG GAGTGTGCAGATAAAGAGTCTCAGATTGAAAGGTCCATGCGAGAGAGAAAAGCAGTAgaggaagaactggagaag GTGTATAAGGAGGGAAGGGCAGAGCCAGAGTTCAGGAAGATTGATGCTCTTCATCAGAGGTGTCTAGATGCAGAAAGGATGAAGGAGGACTTCAGCCTCACACTACAAAGCACCCAGAACAAACTAAAAAAGATGGAGATGGA ATACAGTGAGGAGCTATCTCTGTGTCAGGAGGAAGTCCGGCGCTTGCAGGTTTCCTTGGCCTCTGCCCGGAACGACTGTGTCGGTGTCAGCGAGGAGCGACTTCAGCTGCAACAGGAAAATCTACAACTTCGCAAGGAGATGGATGAGCTGCGCAAGGCCACTGTGTTGGTTAAAAAGAAGGCCAAACAACAG GTGTCAAAGATGGAACAGGAGTACAGTTTgaaggaacagggactagatgCTCGTatgagggagctggaggaaagCAGCCGCAGCGCCAGTGTTGATCTGACACGCCTCCTAACAGCACAGCAAAAAAGCACTCAGCGCTGGAAGGAAGAGGCTAAAAATCTGGTTCAGGCCTTTGAGTCTAAAACCACTGGCTTCAA ggCAGAACTTAATCGGCAGAAGCAACGTTCTCATGAGCTAGAGTTGCAGCTTGTAACTGCACACGATAGCATTGCTGAG TATGAGAGGCAGCTAGCAGAGTGTCAAGAGAAGACAAGTCGTCTCCAGCGGCGACTAACACAAGCTGAACAGAGGGCAACAACTGCTACACAACAA CTTAACAAAAATTGA